TACCTTCCACAGCTCAAATAAATCATTAATCGCGATTAATAACTTATTTGAACCCTGGAAGGCATTAAATCAGGCGGCCATTTGGCTCGTAAGTGTTGCAATTTCAACTTGTAAGGGGGGCTGGTAGCCCAGTGAACTATGAATTCTCTTCCTATTGTAGAAAGCGTGCACATATTCAAAAAGGACGGCAGCGGCAGTTTCATAATCTTCAAAGACCGGCACTGGATAAACACATTCCTTTTTGAGGGAAGCGTGAAAGGATTCCATTGGCGCATTATCATACGGACAACCCTTACGGCTGTATGAGTGGCGGATATGTAGTTCAGTTAAACGTTGGTTGTAATCATCGCTGGTATACTGTGATCCTAAATCCGTATGGATAATCAGGCCCCCAGTAATGGTTCAATTTTTAACCACGCTTTCAAGGGTCTTTAAGACTAAATCAGTATCCATCTTTTTTGAGAACGAATAGCCGATAATCCGTCGTGAGTGCAGATCCATGATGGTTGATAAGTAACACCAGCCATTACGCTTCGTTTGAATATAGGTCATATCAGCGGTCCATTTTTAATTTAAACCAGTGGTCGAGAAATCCTGCTTAAGCAAGTTGGGACGCTGTTCAACCTTGGTTTTGGAAGCCGAAGCCGCTTTCCACTTATTGACGGTAACGGAGTGGATATCCAGTTCCTTCATGAGCCGGGAAATCCGTCGTGGACTGCACCGAAGCTGCAGTGGTTGAAGTTCCAGATTCAATTCATGGTGGATCTTCATAACACCGTATCGCTGCTTAAATTCCGCAAAGATCCGCAGAATCCGTTGTTTCAAGCCCGCATCTTCGGCCCGGCGTTTTGAAGGTTTGGGGGATCGATAACGATAATACTGAGCTCTGGAAACACCGAGGATTCGGCACATCTTGGTTACCTGGTGGTGATGGCTTTCTTGGTGAATGTAATCAAAGATATTGGTTACTTCTGCGCAAGGAAGCCCAGGGCTTTTTTTAGGCTTTCGTTCTCCTCAGACAGCGAAGCCAGTCGCTTTTCCATCGCTTTGATTTCGTCTGGCAATTTACCGGATTGAGTTTTGGCCTGGCCCTGGATCCACTTATGAACTGTTGAATAGCCAATGCCATATTCTCTGGCCAGTTGGGCAGCTGATTCGCCTTGCTTATATAGGTTGATAATGTTTTGTTTGAATTCTTTGTCGTAACGAGTTGGCATGTAAAAATTCCTTCCTTTTGAGAGACGATTTATTCATTATACCCTCTTTTAAAAGTTGTCTCAGGAATCAGCTTACATCCAATTCATTAAAATGTCATTTTCGTTAATATTTATTGCAATATTATTATTTCTAAGATAGTTCAATATTTCTAACGTAAATTTATCCTCTATCAAAATTTCTATTGAACTTCCCATTTCGTCTTTCATTCCCTAATCCTCCAAAAATTAACTGTTATTTTTACTCTTACTATAAGTTTTCCTAATCTTATAAGCCATGTAATACTCTTTATCAGTTTTCTTTCTTTGGAGTACATTTGTGCTTGATTCTATATCGCCAAATCGTTCCAAACTAAGGTATGCCGCCTCTTCTACTGTATATCCAACCTTCACTAATCCATCCATGAACCTAATTCTCCCAGCAGTTCTAATAGATGAATTAGTAAACTTTCGATCACAAATATAATCACTAAATTTGTCTGCAACAATGTCTATTCTTCTTTGAATGCCAACCTCAGTAAGATTACCTGTTGTCTTATTCTCCCCATAAGGTCTTAAAAGATATCCAGTTCTTGGAATAGTGCTAAGCCAATTACGTTTAGTATCGTAATATTCTTCCTCGATTGCGTCTTTTATTAAAGAAAATTCCCTAGGTGTTAATTTAATATCTCTAGGATATTTACCTTTAACATGAATTACGCCATTTCCAATATCACTTTCTTTGAGAAACCTAATTTCGTCATTCTCATCGATCCTAGACAGTTTTAAACCATTTAACAATAGAATTAAAACAATACCATTCTGTGCTACGTCAGAACGCATTGCCATTGTTACGATCTCGCTGCCCTCCAAAAATGGAGAAGGCTTTTCACTATCTGGAACAACTTTTATTAATTTCTTATAATTCCATTCAACTTTATATTCCATACCAACACTTTTATATTCCTTCGCTACAAATTTTATAAAATTATTAAGTTCAAGTAATGCTGTTCTATATGTCATAAAATTAATGAATTTATGTCTGTAAAAGTCTACAACATTAATCATATCATTAAGATTAAATTCCAAAATTGACTTACTATTTTTCACTTCAAGTTCTTCAATGTCTGTAAACATTTTGTTGATATTTTTTAATGTACTCTTACTTAAATATTCTCTTGAATAATTAGACAGATATAAGCATTTGATATTATTGTCATACAAGAAATTTTTGTTAGAAAATAACTCCCCTTTGCCATTTTTCAATTTATATACGACTAAACTATTAAATTTACTACTATTCTCATTTAATAATACTGTTACTTTTTTTATCTTTGTAAAAGGCATTTTAGCAGTATCAATCTCTTTAGCATTAAATAATCTGTCAATAAATTTACTATCGAGCTTTGCTTGCAAAAGCTTGTTCTTATGAAGATCTTTTGATTCATGAAACTCATATGATAAAGGTTCACTAATTACGTCTAACATAAAACTACCTCCTAGTTAATACAAACAGTATAAACAATTGACACTACCAAATCAACAATTTGATATTTAGATGACCATTTTTTAACTATTCCTTAATATAACCAAGCTGTATTACTTCTGTATAAATAATATTTTTTAATTCATCTCGTCTGCTAATAATCGAAAGCAATTGTTCATTTGATAAATCTTTTAATTTCTCATAATCATTATTACGACTTGCTATTACGCTCCCAGATTCATTTGGATTTCCATTGTCACGAATGTACTTCATTGTTGTCTCAACACTCTCATGATCAAGAAACCTTGATGTCTTTACGATATCTTTTGTAATTGAGTAAACATAAGTACCCGCACCAACCTTTAATGAATGAGGTGTAATCTTCTTGTCGAACTCTACACTAAACTGATCCATATAATGAACTAAGTTATTTTTATTCAAGTCGCTAAAAATATATTCATTATCATCGCCCTTATATAAAACATCAACCATTCTCTGATAGTATTGATATGGCAAGAATTTAGTATTCTTTTTTACCCCTTTATCTGTTACTATTAATTTCGCAAATTTAGCCCCACTCCATTCTATGACTTGAAATTGATCCCACTTGATTTTGAATGTAGCTGTGCTACGAATTGCAGTCACAAACATAAAATCAACTAACATGGCATATTTTTCACCAATTCTATTATCATTGGACTTGTATTGTTTATCAACCAACCATTTTTCAAGATTATCTAAGTCCTTTTTACTCATAGGATTAATATGTTCTATGTCGTCTATTAATACATTAGTGTTCAAATAGTCTCTTTTAATCTTAACAATGTTGATATCAGGATAAACATTTTCTTTCCCCAAATGATCAAAGAACGATGAAACAATATGGAGGTTTGTGGCAATGGTTGAATCTTTAACTCCTTTTGCTCTCTCCACTTTGATAAAGTCTCTGAAAACTAAGCCATAATTTATTTTGAGAATAAGTTCTTTTGTAATATGGTTTGTATCTACTCCAAACAAATTAATAAAAAACTTATCAACACAAAACCTGTATTTTCTTTTCGTGCTTAATGTTCTTCGAGTATCAATAAAACTATCAAAAGCATTGGATATTTTTGATTTTTCCATTGTGTTTTCCATTTCAATTCCTCCTGAAATTAATTTAACTCTCTAACATAAAAATGTCAATATGTTTATTTTAAAGTATCACGTTTTTAGTATTAACGTGACCATATATCATTTATACATCATATCTTTAATATCTTTTAAGGTGACTTTATTATGATATAACGTAGCGATAGAGGGCAAATTATTTTGTTTCTTCAATATCTTTCCTAAATCTGATTGGTTAATTGATTCTACATCATATTTTTCTTTTGTTAAAAAAGATACTACTTCTTCCAACATTTTGGTTTTCTTATCCTCTTCACCAATTTTCAATATGTTCTTTTTTATGTAGCCCCAACTGTACCCATAATTGTAAATCTTACCAAATGAAGGCATGTTCTTATCTTGTTTCAGCAACTCCTTAAATTCCTTTTGAGTCTTAACATTTCTGTTTACCTTAAAAAACTCTTCCAACTGTTGCCTAACAACATTTTTCTCAACGTCATACACCTTTTCTGGTCTTCCCATGTTGCTAGTATCTCTAACCTTAACCCTCTTGAAGTCTTTGATTCCTATTAGCTCTAGTATCTCTTTCCATGTCTTGCCTGTTCTGTTCAACAAGGTAGTTGGAGAAGGAGCTGCTCCTCTCGTATACTTTTCTTGATACAATGTTTTTGATGGTGTTTTTTCTAAGCCTAGCTTGTAAATTTCTTTTTTAAATTCAATCAGTAATTCTAACGTATCGCTTTTATCAGAACTCATATTTTATACCTCATTCCCTTAATTTATTTTAATTATAATTCAATTTAGTATTATAGTCAAATATTAAATTGAATTATAATTAAAATAAAAAACCACTATAAAGTGGTTTAATATATTATTCTTTTGTACTTTCAACAATAAAGGTAACTAATTGTGCTAATGTCATTCCAGTTTTAATAAAATTATCATTCTTATTGTCGTAAACATCATAGGAATATACGGCTTTACCATAGTTTGTTTCTACTTTCTTATTCTCATCTGTCATGTTTGGAATCTCACAGATTAACGCTGGTACATTATCAAAGTAATCACTAGGAATTTCTTTTAGAGATCGTAAATCAACTCTCTCTTCAATGTTCTTTGTAACTTCTACTACCTCAAATCTTTCAGCAAAATCAATTGGAATCATATTTTACCCCTAAAAATTCTTTTATAATTTTATCCTTAGCATTCTCTTACAATCCTTTCCGTCTTCTCCATCAAAGAAATTAAGATATATACCGTTTCTACCTCTAACAAATACAGAACACCAATACCAACGTCCGTCATATTCATTTTTCATTCTAATCTGCAACGTTAGTAACTGTTCGATTGTTAAGGTTTTGTAATCATCTTCGTCACTCAATCTTATCCTTAGAGGGCAATACTCGTCACAATTGTCTTTCTCATCAAAGAATTGTGCGCAAACTCCATTACCGAATAACTTTGTAAAAACTGGAAACCAATCATCAGGTTCTCCTGTATCAAGAAGAATATTTATTGAAAGTAATTCTTTCTGTCCAAGTTTTCTATATTCACTCAAAATTATCGCTCCTTTATATTGTCAGCCAACCATATATACATTTCTTCGAGCGTATTAAATGATGCTTGATAAGATTCCAAGTAAGAATCTCCATATGGACTCATTTCTGGTGACCTCACATAAGATGATACCGTGTAATTAACGCCTGTGACATCTTTAGTCCCATTCTCTTCTTGATCAATTATTTCATAGGTTATATTCCAGCCTTTCTCTATGAGCAAATCTATCTTGCGCATAGCTCTTATATAATCAATAAATCTTTTTATTCCCATACGTTTCCAACCTCCGATGAACCATGTTTCAACGCTGCATTCCGTACGTCCCAATCTTTAACTTTCTGTCCAAGACTTTCTTTTCCATATTGGTCTGTAATAAGATTAAGATCATGCTTAAATTGTGTCTCTGCACTATTTAAAACATCATTAGCTTCTTCTCTTAAATTCTGCTTAATATATGGAATTGTGGAAGATAGAAAATTATCAAAGTCAGCATATAACGCTCCTAGTTTTTCTCTATCTGCCTTTCCGATACTTTTCTTTTCAAAAATTTCTTTTATAACTTCTTGTTTTTCAGAAAAGTCTTTCAATTTTTCATTTAAAACATGGTTAATAGTATGCTCACTTCGCTCTACTGAATTAGGTGTAACATATTTATTTTTGATATTACGACCAGTAGCACTTCTAATTGTGCAAGTAGTACCAACGCCAACACCAAAAGAACTCACAAATTCTCCCCACTGTCTCGGAGAAAGCTCTAACTCTACTATTCTGTCCGATAAATTGTTAAAGATTTCATCACGACCTAGAACTCCGTCTTTAACAACGTTTCCACCATAAAGTGTGATAGATACAAAAGAGTTAGCATCGAACTCTTCTCCTACTAAACGCTCTCGTCCTGTTGCTCTATTTACAACTATCTTACCTACATTGTCATATCTCATAATTTTCCTCCTAAAAATTCTTTTTCGTGTTACTAATGTTGTGTAATACCATGATGATCTTTTAGATGATTAATATATTGGAAATCTGACCAAGCATATAAATTATCATGATAAAATTCTTTATCACATAACTTACATACACAAGCATGATTACTCCGTTTGAAATAACTTTTATACCATTGATTGCAATTTCTACCTATCGGATTATTGTGGGTTGATAAGTGACGATTAAATACTGCAAACCCATTAGTAGTATTGATTTCTTTGCCACACACTTTGCATTTCATAAAATATTTTGTTGTCATCAATTTAGCCCTTCCTAAAATGTTGATATTACTACTATAAAATATATTGATATTTATTTCGATCACTTTTACGCATTTTTCTTTCTTCACAATTGAAAGAGTAATCTATTGAATGATAGAAGTTGTAAAATTTATCCCAATAATTATCTCCATACATCATATCTACCAACTTGTCTCCCTCTTCACTAGTTATTCCATAAAAGAATAACTTCATGTCGGGACTTGCATTCTTTTCTATTTTGATACCAACTTCCGAAGCCCCGACACACTTCTTTGCTTCAATAATACTGTCAATAATTTTATTGAAATTATTAATATCTTCTGTACTACGGCCAAGAATTTCTTTTTTATCTTCCAGATAATGAAGCAACATATAGTCCTTGATAGTTGCAATATCATATTTGAGATGGTTTGGTTTAAAAACGCCCTCAATAGTCAACAGGCTCTCATCATATCTTGTAAAATCTGCTGCATCAAGAGTGTCCAAATAGAGTCGATACGTGATATTGTTTCGTTCATCTCTTCCAACAAACAAACCAATCTTATATACGTCATTAAAATTTCTTGGCTTAATAGTACAAGAAACCTGTCTTATATACATATTGACCCTGAACAATTTTTCATAATTGTGTGTTCGCCAAACTGGATTGTCAAAGTAATGTGTGAGTGCAATGTCTCCTAATTCATGTATGAAATTCAGATAATCATTTTTCTTTTCTACTGAATACTTTTTCTTAGCAATTCTTTTTTTCACTCTACTTCACTCCTAAACTTTATATCAATATTACTACTATTACGATAAAAAAATAAGGTTCTGGTAACCCTATTTTTTAAATTACTAGCACGAGGATTGAAAGACTTTTATACTATCATAATCTTCACTATTATCATTTTTTGCATTCCTTATATCAATATCGTTCTGTATATTCAAGAAATATTGATCGGACATACCAAAGAATCTTCCCAACCTTACCGATGTATCTACCGTAATTTTTCTACGATCATGTAATATAGCTTGAATTCTAGATATAGGAACATTTATATTTTTCGCTAAGGAATATGCAGTTAGATTCAATGGTTGCATAAATTCTTCTTTTAAAATTTCGCTCATTTTTGGTGTTGGAATTTTCTCCATAATACATCTCTCCTTTAATGATAGTCTACTATCTCTACATCACAGAAATTATTTACATCTTCAAGTGTAAAACAAATTCTATATTGATCATTAATTGCTATGCTGTATTGCCCCTCTCTATTTCCCACCAATTTTTCTAAGTGGTTCGATGGTGGCACACGTAAATCATTAATGTTCATTGAGCTTTCCATCATCATGAGTTTGATTAAAGCTCTCTTCTGAATATTTTCTGGCAGCTTTTTTGAAAATTTACCAGTGTATATTTTTTCTGTTTCCTTGTCGGCAAAATTCTTTATCATAGTCTTACTTACCTTACCTTATCTTAATATGTATTATACACGTAGTGCGTGTATAGTCAACTATTATATTCTTCAATGATAAAATAGTTATTTTATCGTCCATATCATACTAGGCAATCTGTAAAATTTCTTTCTTGCGTGTATCGTACACGTACATATCATTGATTAATCTTTCAATTTGAATGTTAATATTCATACTATTACTATAACCCAATTTGTTACAAAGAACAATCATTCTGGATTGAAGTCAATATTTGAGACAGATTTTAAGAGACATTTAGAACCGCGTTTACCTTCCACAGCTCAAATAAATCATTAATCGCGATTAATAACTTATTTGAACCCTGGAAGGCATTAAATCAGGCGGCCATTTGGCTCGTAAGTGTTGCAATTTCAACTTGTAAGGGGGGCTGGTAGCCCAGTGAACTATGAATTCTCTTCCTATTGTAGAAAGCGTGCACATATTCAAAAAGGACGGCAGCGGCAGTTTCATAATCTTCAAAGACCGGCACTGGATAAACACATTCCTTTTTGAGGGAAGCGTGAAAGGATTCCATTGGCGCATTATCATACGGACAACCCTTACGGCTGTATGAGTGGCGGATATGTAGTTCAGTTAAACGTTGGTTGTAATCATCGCTGGTATACTGTGATCCTAAATCCGTATGGATAATCAGGCCCCCAGTAATGGTTCAATTTTTAACCACGCTTTCAAGGGTCTTTAAGACTAAATCAGTATCCATCTTTTTTGAGAACGAATAGCCGATAATCCGTCGTGAGTGCAGATCCATGATGGTTGATAAGTAACACCAGCCATTACGCTTCGTTTGAATATAGGTCATATCAGCGGTCCATTTTTAATTTAAACCAGTGGTCGAGAAATCCTGCTTAAGCAAGTTGGGACGCTGTTCAACCTTGGTTTTGGAAGCCGAAGCCGCTTTCCACTTATTGACGGTAACGGAGTGGATATCCAGTTCCTTCATGAGCCGGGAAATCCGTCGTGGACTGCACCGAAGCTGCAGTGGTTGAAGTTCCAGATTCAATTCATGGTGGATCTTCATAACACCGTATCGCTGCTTAAATTCCGCAAAGATCCGCAGAATCCGTTGTTTCAAGCCCGCATCTTCGGCCCGGCGTTTTGAAGGTTTGGGGGATCGATAACGATAATACTGAGCTCTGGAAACACCGAGGATTCGGCACATCTTGGTTACCTGGTGGTGATGGCTTTCTTGGTGAATGTAATCAAAGATATTGGTTACTTCTGCGCAAGGAAGCCCAGGGCTTTTTTTAGGCTTTCGTTCTCCTCAGACAGCGAAGCCAGTCGCTTTTCCATCGCTTTGATTTCGTCTGGCAATTTACCGGATTGAGTTTTGGCCTGGCCCTGGATCCACTTATGAACTGTTGAATAGCCAATGCCATATTCTCTGGCCAGTTGGGCAGCTGATTCGCCTTGCTTATATAGGTTGATAATGTTTTGTTTGAATTCTTTGTCGTAACGAGTTGGCATGTAAAAATTCCTTCCTTTTGAGAGACGATTTATTCATTATACCCTCTCTTAAAAGTTGTCTCAGGAATCAGCTTACATCCAGCAAATTTACATGATATTTTCTAAACACTTTATACGTAATTATGATTCTTTTCTGATCTGATACCTTGCTAAAAATATCATGTGATAATGCAAAAACTTCCTTTCGCTCTAATAGTTTTAAGCTACTAACCAAAACTATTATGAAAGGAAGTTTTTCTCGCTAAATTTCGTTTTTGCTTCAACCAA
Above is a window of Liquorilactobacillus hordei DSM 19519 DNA encoding:
- a CDS encoding integrase core domain-containing protein, yielding MTGGLIIHTDLGSQYTSDDYNQRLTELHIRHSYSRKGCPYDNAPMESFHASLKKECVYPVPVFEDYETAAAVLFEYVHAFYNRKRIHSSLGYQPPLQVEIATLTSQMAA
- a CDS encoding IS3 family transposase, which produces MCRILGVSRAQYYRYRSPKPSKRRAEDAGLKQRILRIFAEFKQRYGVMKIHHELNLELQPLQLRCSPRRISRLMKELDIHSVTVNKWKAASASKTKVEQRPNLLKQDFSTTGLN
- a CDS encoding IS3 family transposase, which codes for MPTRYDKEFKQNIINLYKQGESAAQLAREYGIGYSTVHKWIQGQAKTQSGKLPDEIKAMEKRLASLSEENESLKKALGFLAQK
- a CDS encoding site-specific integrase; amino-acid sequence: MENTMEKSKISNAFDSFIDTRRTLSTKRKYRFCVDKFFINLFGVDTNHITKELILKINYGLVFRDFIKVERAKGVKDSTIATNLHIVSSFFDHLGKENVYPDINIVKIKRDYLNTNVLIDDIEHINPMSKKDLDNLEKWLVDKQYKSNDNRIGEKYAMLVDFMFVTAIRSTATFKIKWDQFQVIEWSGAKFAKLIVTDKGVKKNTKFLPYQYYQRMVDVLYKGDDNEYIFSDLNKNNLVHYMDQFSVEFDKKITPHSLKVGAGTYVYSITKDIVKTSRFLDHESVETTMKYIRDNGNPNESGSVIASRNNDYEKLKDLSNEQLLSIISRRDELKNIIYTEVIQLGYIKE
- a CDS encoding HigA family addiction module antitoxin gives rise to the protein MEKIPTPKMSEILKEEFMQPLNLTAYSLAKNINVPISRIQAILHDRRKITVDTSVRLGRFFGMSDQYFLNIQNDIDIRNAKNDNSEDYDSIKVFQSSC
- a CDS encoding type II toxin-antitoxin system RelE/ParE family toxin, with the translated sequence MIKNFADKETEKIYTGKFSKKLPENIQKRALIKLMMMESSMNINDLRVPPSNHLEKLVGNREGQYSIAINDQYRICFTLEDVNNFCDVEIVDYH